From the genome of Solanum lycopersicum chromosome 7, SLM_r2.1:
ATAAAAGTAAGTTTATTgttttgaaatatgaaaatatataaataaaagcaGCTATAATAATGAAACATGACAAAATAGAAAACTGTTATACAACATATAGAATATAGATTTCATATAAATCATTTTCACTAAATCTTcgcattaaaaaaatatttcaaacccatttttggaaataaaaataCGAAATCAAAAGTGAAATATACGATATACTAAAAAACAGTTATAAATACATGCGGAAGATACAATATTAACTATAGTAAAATAATGCGATGATCGaaacacatataaatatatCCGGTGACTAGaagtaaaaatcaagaaattacgAAAGACATATACGTGAAATTTCTCTAACGAGAAAATAATTTCGAAATCTACGATCAAACGCGGAATAAAAGTAAGTATATTAGTACAAAGGTTCTGCCTCATAAATTGGACGTGGCATTTAAGCCCTTTTAAGTCCGGAATTTGGAGTCCGCAACGCAATTTTGTACACAAAACCGAAAAAGTCCCTCCCGACTCTCTTCAGTGTGTGTGTTGAAACGTTGAAacttagagagagaaaataaagagagagaaaactCAGATACGAGAGTGTAAACTCTGTGAGCTTTGAGCtgcaaaaatcatcaaattttgcTTATAAATCTCTGTAAGTTGttaattttatgtaaatttagCAAATTTTGTGCCTTTTATTCCATGTTTATACCTTGTTGTGTTGTGTTTGTGATGtaagatttgttttttttggagCTTAGGGTTTCGTAGATTTAGATAAAAATTGGATCTTTGTTctcttttgtttgttttttctcGTTATATGTGGTGAGTTTGACTGTTGGTGGTTACAAATGAATCTGGAAATGTCTCGGAAGATATAATTTGCACAATTCTGGACAGAATTGCTTTGTGTTTTTGTGTTAATATTGAGCTGTGCGATTAATTGTGGTTATTGGTAATTTGCTACAAGTATTTGACAAAATTCTGCAAAATTAAGGCTTATATGTGTGGCTTGGCATTTTGAATGCTTTTTAGTTTCTGCTGCTTGCTAAAGTTCTTATCTTTTTCGACTATTAGAGTTGAGTTTTAGCTATGGGAGAAGGGGAGACAGTTTCTGAGGTGGTAGAGGCACCTGCTAATGGAAATGTGGCAGTGGCAGACAAGAGTGAAGCCAAGGACTTGCACGCGGAAAAGGATGGAACGAAGGAAGTGAAAGAAGAAGAGAGTAAAGAGAATGATAAAGATGTTGCTGAAAAGATGGATATAGACAAAGAAGAGGCAAAAGAGACCAAAGGAGAAGAAGAGGTGAAAGAGAACATTGAAAAAGAGGAAGTTGCAAAAGAAGACAATGAAAAAGAGGAAGAGGCAAAAGAAAACAACGGAAAGGGGGAAGAGGTGAAAGAAACCAATGAAactaaagaagaagagaaaccTGACCAGGAAATTGAAGTGGAGGAAGAGAAGCCACAAACCAAGAGTGAGGCAATGGAAGAAGAGCCAGATAATAAGGATGTGGAAGAGGAAATGGCTGAAGAGCAGGATAACAAGGATGAGGAAATGGCTGAAGAGCCAGATAATaaggatgatgatgaagaaatGGCTGAAGAGCCAGAGAACAAGGATGAGGAGGTTAGAGAGGAGGGTGAGAAAGACGATAACAAAACTAATGAAAAGCATAAAGATAAAGAAGGGTCTAAGAAGAGTGTTAAATCCAAGGGGCAGAAAGACAATAAAAGGAAACGAGAAGTTGCACCAAAGAAGGAGAAGGAGCCAAAAACTCCTGCACCCCCAACAATTGACCGCCCTGTACGTGAACGCAAATCTGTTGAAAGGCTTGTTGCTTCTATTGACAGAGAAGCCAACAAGGAATTCCGTATTGAAAAGGTGTGCTATACAATTACTGATATTTTATGCCTCTTCTCCTTCtgcatttccatattttagGCCCCTCACTGCACATTTATTGTTGCTTATGAGACCAATTTATGTTTTATGTGCTCTGCAGGGTCGTGGAACTGCACTAAAAGATATCCCCAATGGTAAATTCCTTAAGTTTTAGCTGCCATTTTTTTCTAGTATGGTATTGCTATTGTAAATTCAGTTGCGTTCACCTCGATAGGATTCATATAGCTGCAAATTAACGTTGTCAATGACTCAACATTGGCACTAATGCTGCAGAACAGAAAGTCATTTTCTTATGATATGTCTCCCCCCATCCCCCCATATACGCCCACCCACCCTCACACGCAAGAAAAAAAGATCTTGGTTTTGTGGTACATCTTTATAGCTTTGCGAACAGCAAAAACAATTATACCTCATTCCAGGGAAGGTCTACTCTATGAAAATTAGTTTCTCTAGCATTGGATATTCTTTACATCATTtctgatatataaatataactatttctgatatataaatataactatACTAGTAGACTCCTAACAAACATTGGATCCAATGTAAATGACTAACCTGACTAAAACTTAATCCCAGTGAAATGGTATTGTAGGTTTGTATGCAATCCAAGTGATGTAGGTCTCTCACTACAGCTTCCATGTGCTATGTCTGAATGTGATTTTATTACTCTGCAAAAGGATATAGAAATTTGCTGCTTCTAGTAATTGCCTCTGTTACTATGTAACTTGTTCTTTCTCTACTTCCGCTCCTACTAATATAGGTATAGAGTTGAGAGAAATTATTTGCATCTGAGGTCAGTTTCCAGGGAGGATCCAGTGGTTCCTCAACAGGTTCATCCGAACCCAGCATTTTCAACACCGAACAAACTTTTATTGGAAAATCcacaaaaatttcaacaaatattaattttgaaaccaTGATTTTGAAAGTATAATGAGTTAAGTGCTAAGAACCTTGAAGGTTGAACCTATCAAGTTAAGATCTTGAAACCTATCCTCTCCTTTTATCTTTTTGTCCCTTTTGTGTATCAGGATAGGTTATTGTAATTCTCTAGTGATCAAATGCCCCAATAGACGATCAAAAGGACAAAGTCTCTAGTATCCAATACTTTGCTAAGCAGCATATCTTGGTGCATCTTTATACACATTTATGGAAGTGTGGTTTTTGCTATATTGCTACTTGCCAGTCACTGTTCTTCTTGCGTTTTGGCACATCTAATTTTCTGATGTCTAATGATTTCAGCTGAAGTTTTTTGATCAGGTGGAACTTCTTTTCattccttctctttttttgatttttgacttcAGTTGCATACAAATTATCCAAAAAGAAGACGGAAGACACTTTCAAATTGCTGCACACTATTCTCTATGGGCGGCGTGGAAAGGTGATGTCCTGACTTGTAGTTCTTTTCCTTGTCTGATCTGTCTTGGAATTGTATTTTTAATCTTGCTCTTGGTCTGCCCATTTTATAACTAGTGATGTCCATTGAGTTCTCTTCTTGACAATGGATAGGTTTCTTTAATAGAGCTATTAACTTTCTCTCACGAGTACATTAAAGAAAGCCTAGGAAAGCTACACGTTTTTCTGTGCTATAGCAATCAATACTTTAGAACTTCTCTAGTTTCTGaatcaaacaaacaaagaaGGGAATCCCGTTAAGTTCTTACGCTTTCATGTTGACAACTGTTGAACTTgctctttttttaataatcaacaaaaaaaaaagaagaagaagaagaagaagaagaagaagaaagaccTTACTTGTTTCTAAACACTGAACACTGTTACTCGCTGATATGTGATATTGTAGCTTTGTTATttgcaataaataaaagaaaaaatgctATGGTCATCTTATGTTTTCTGCGTCTTCCAAGAggaatataaaattatcttacTTTGATTTTCAAGAGTTGGCATAATCATTATTCATACAATATCTTGTTTGATAGTTCCATAAATGTAGACCAGTCCGGATAGTATTAGTTGTGGAAAGGCTTAAATATTGGAAATATTTATCAACATGACTTGAACCTGAAGATTCCATAGGATCACATAGTCTCGAAATATATTTAGAGACTTACTGCTTATATCTGTGAATATTTGTTGGTCTTGTAAACCTGTTTTGTTACATTTTATATACTGGAGAAGTCGACGGGGAAGAGATAAATGAATGAATGTTCTTTTGGGAAAACGTATAATAATAATCCTACCAAGTTGAAAGCCAAATGTGAGACTCCTAGTTGGacgaagaaaaatgaaaagaaaacttCAAAAGAATCTTTAATGTGTTTGGAACTTAGGAATGTGTGGACATTGTGCACAGTGCAGAACTGGAGTTCCACTTGTTCATGATGACACTATGTCCTCATGTCCTTTCAGAAAGTAGAATCCTGAAGTTGAACTTGAAAGTCTACTCTTTATGACTCATCCTGTATCATGTGATAGACTAAAAGTTTTGGTTTCgcttgatattaattattttacaagaactcatttttcttcttccctCATCTTTCACCTTGAAAGGAGGATAGAATCAGTATATGAAATTACCAAGGTGAAGTTATGAACATTTCACCTTTTATCTTGAGGAAATTACCTGTCGGTGGGAGGTAACAGGTCCCAAGTGGAATTAGTTGAGGTGCCGGAAAGTTGACCCGGACAGCATAGTTATAAACAATAATGTTGGTGGTTACTCCTAaaagtattttgaattttgtttgagCCATACTGTAATTTACCTTATATCACAACTCAAAAGCAGTGACAACTGAAGAGATACAAATAATTTTGAGATCTTTTGCAACCTAAGTCCATTAGGAAACTTGtacttaaagaaaaaaaatgcttTATAACTATATCTAGTTCTAAAGAGTCACATCTGCAACCTAAGTGCCATATCATTTCTTTTCAGCTGACACTGAGGTACTTTTTTTCCAGCATCAGTTAAAACTTTCTGATATCTGCAATTTATCACCTGCAAGAAAAAGTCTTAGAAATATTTACCATAGTGTGCTTGTCTGTGTTCGATTATACGTTTTGTTAAACATGATATctgtctttcttttcttcttgcAAATATGATGATTTGAAGCATTTAGCATGATTTTTCTTACCGATAACTTCATTAGGATTATTCTGCTTGTTACTTGATCACTACATATGGAATTAGTCAGCAGCTCATTCCACTGGATTGATTCACTTCTAATCTTGCTTCCCTAGTTtcatccttttatttattttgctcaTAGTTCTTGTCCTTTTCAGGCAGCCCAGATCAAGAGCAATATTTCACGGTTTTCTGGCTTTGTCTGGCATGAAAATGAGGTAAATGACATCTCATGTTGTGGAAGGATGCGTATATGAGCAAACAACTATTCCGTTCCCTTTTTGGCTGGGATGGTCATCTGGGGAAGAAGCTTAAACCTTCTCTTTGTTTGCTCACAATGGTTGTATATGTATCTCATTCATTGTTACTCAGAAAATTGCATCTcattcattattttatgattgagCTTATAGAAATTCTTAAGGTTAGGTCATTGTAATGTTGCAGGAAAAGCAAAAGatgaaagtaaaagaaaagTTTGACAAGTATATTAAAGAGAAGCTGTTGGAATTCTGTGATGTACTGGATATACCTGTTACCAAAGCTACTTCCAGAAAGGTGTGTTCACATGTTTTTGCTGCATGCTAGGCATTTTTATTTCACTAAGTAGTTCTTTTCTCACTCACATGCAATTTATCTTATGAGAAGTACATAGTTAGGCTGAACAGGaagaatatatttttccttttgaatAGTTTGACTGAGGAAATTGCTTTCATCCTCAACTTGTCACTTCATATTATGTGAAGATTGCATCTTTTATACTATCTTCCTCCCAAGCGTCTTAACTAATTAGGAGATTTATATGATCAGGAAGACATGGTGGTAAAGTTGATGGACTTTCTGGAAGCTCCTCATGCTACAACTTCTGAGTTGCTGGCCGAGAAGGACCAGGTGGGTGACTTCTGACTGTGATAAAAGTATTTGTCACTTGTTCTGTTTGTTTATAGTATGCTGACACATCTCCGGTCAAATGAATAGTCAAGCAGAGGAAAGAAGCGGAGAAGAGAGAGCAAAAAAAGTCCCTCATCGGCATCCGCTAGCTCGAAAGGATCAACCAAGGTATTTCTCTCCTCTTAACATCTATTTGAGTTCTAGTAGTGAAATAATACCAACTGAAATATGGTTTTCCATTTGCAACCGGCTACTTGTATCCTGTAGTCTTAACTCTTAATATTCACgaacaaaatttgataaaatcaaaattcattgcacaattttttttttgtggttttaCCTGTTCCCGTCTTGATTTTATGAATCCACATTCTAAGATCTCAGAGGGTTAGTATCACCATGACTTTAACAGTGTAGAAGTTGCCAAAATTCTTGTAATTTATTCTTGCTGCTTTGAAGTGGCTTTGTCTTGGAAGTGTTCGACTGCTAATCTGATCTTTATAGAGTGAGAACTTTTTACCTtaatgaaaaagaagagaaaaagtgTGTCTTACAATAAGCTGAAATTTTGCGGTCTGGATTAATACTACATATGTTTTAAGAACATTCATCATGTTTATTACCATATGTTGTTTTCGAattagaataagaaaaagaaagggcGGAGCTGTGCTTttacattaatattttatttggggGGGTTTGGTTTTCTTTTTAACAATACAGAGTGGAAAGAAGGCCGAAACTGCACAAAAGgctgaaaagaagaagaaagtgcAAGAGTCAGAAGATGAATCTGAGCAAGAAGAAGATGTCCATGAGGAATCTGAAGAGGAAAAGACTAATGGTGTTCCTGAGAGATCTGATGATGAGAAGTCAGATCAGGCTGAAAGTGAGAAGGAGAGTGAATCTGAAGATGAGCCTGAGCCTGAGCCTGAGCCTGAGCCTGAGCCAGAGCAAGAGCCTGAGCCTGAGCCTGAGCCAGAGCCGGAGCCTAAGGAGGACAAGAAAAAGCATAAGCAGAGTTCAAGTAAATCTTCAACAAAGAAAGAACCTGCTGTGAAAGCTAAGACCAAGAAACCTGCAGTCTCTAAAGTACCAAGTCCTCCCAAAAAGACCCCTTCAAAATCATCAAAGAGCTCAAAGCATATTGCTAACGATGATGCAACTCCCAAAGCAtcttcaaagaagaagaaaactgaAGTAGTTAAAGAAAAATCTTCAACGCCAAAGAAGTCTACTCCCAGAGAAAATACTGGTGAGGATTGCTATATATGCCCATTGGTGGATTGTTATGAGGTGTTCAAATATGGTTGATTTGTACTGATAATTAGCAAAGGTGTTTCTCAAAGAGCTTTGTGTTTGTGCAGGGAAAAAGATTGTAAAGGGAAAGGACAAGAGCAAGGAGGATAAACTGAGACCAAGTGATGATGAACTTAGAAATGCGATTTGTGAAATTCTGAAAGAAGTTGACTTCAATACGGTTAGCATTGAACTCCAATTCATCCCATCTTGCGATTCCCTTGTATGATTGTTCTGTGGAGACGCATACATTTACTTCTCTATATTCCTTTTTGCTATTATGCTCTAACCCATTGTATATTTGAGTGATCCACAGTGGTAATTTTCATTCTCAAATTTTGCATCCCAGAATTCCTAACATCGTGTCTGTTTTGTGCTTGTAGGCTACCTTTACTGACATTCTGAAGCAACTTGGTGAGTGTTCTTATTTTGTCTGTTCTTTTGGCAATTCTTTAGGTGTACTTGGTAAAAAGAAGCTAGGTCTTATTGATTATTGTGTTGGTTCAAGTTATATTTTGAGAAACGTAATGTATGTGCTCCATGAGGCCAGAATAGCAAGATATGTAGATTTCGGATGGCCTCTGTCCTTGTTTCTAAGCAATGCATGACACCTTTTTTCTTCTGCAGCCAAGCGGTTTGATACCGATCTCATGCCCAGAAAATCGTCTATAAAGATTATGATCCAGGATGAGCTTACTAAACTAGCTGACGAGGAAGATGATGAGGAAGATGAAGGTGAGGCCTTGAAGGATGCTAAAAAGCCTTCTACCAAAGCTGTGAAAGCCTGAAAACATGAGTAGAATGTAATCACAGGAAATGTAGCCTACACTGTCCGTCTCAATAACCGATCTCTTCCTCATGAATTTGTGCCTCCAGGTGCTCGTTACGAGTTCAACCAGCTGTAATCTATTGTCAATGTATCGTTTTATGATTAATACTTTGACTAGGATATCGTAGAATTATAAATGCAAGATTACTGCTTGTATAAACACATTTGTAGTTTTTGTTTCTGTCAACTTATTTAGCTGCCCTGGATCATGGATTACAAGTACAAATACTGTAGTCAAAATCAACATCCATTTGTGACCATGTAAGgctgttttcttatttatttttgtgggCTGGGATTTTCCAAGTCTAACTAGTGTTGGAACTTGAAACTGTCTTTGTTAGTGAATCAACTATCAGCTAGTGCTTTGTTGTGGCCATTGCATGGTGATGTTCGCATTCTTGGATATTAGGATTTGAAAATGTTCAAATGCAGGTGGAAACGGAATCGTTTCACAATGTCGAACGTGATTTGTAAGTTTTTGCACTTGCTCGTGCTGTGGAAACTTTGTTTCCCCTTCAAAGCATTGGTCGAGCTGTAATTGCATAGTGTGATGGTTGTGTTGTGGCAGATGTTATCAGTTTTGAATCCTCCCATAGACTGAGTTTTGTTTAGGTATGGATAGTTGCGTATGGTTTGAAACTCTTGAAGAAGTGATAATATATGACAATGTAAATCGTTTGTTACACTAAAAAAGGCTTATTCAAACATCAACTATTAGAGAAACAATGATGTAATAGACAATTACAATCCATGTTTACACCCACATTGTAATGTACACACATGTTTACCAATTTACATCTCTGTAGAATACAAACTACAAAGTCTGTTCCTGTCTTTCAGTGTCCATACTTCAACCTGTTGACAGTTGATACATCGCGTCCTGATACATCTTTGTAGTCCGCGGATGTCACAGCTTCACCTTTGCCTCCCAACGTCAGGAAACCGCGACCCTCCTGTACCAACCCCTGCAGCATTCTCCCCCGTATGATGATTGTATACACCGGTGCCATACCCGTGTCCTTGATGATGTTGACTCCCCATCATCATCATGCCATGGTAGTCCTCAACATAACCCACTGATCCACTATGATCCTTCTCTCCAGAGACACCACTTTTTTGCCCTTCCAAATCCCTAAACCTCTGCAAATAAATCTTGAGTGGCTCAATGTATTCTTCAAAACCAAGAGTTGTCATTGCCCACAACAGATCATCACCATTGATtgtctttctcttttctctttgaCACTTATCTGATGCTTCCCCTGTGATGAAACTTATGAATTCAGAAACACATTCTTGAACTACCTCCTTAGCATCTTTTGAGATTTTCGCGTTAGCTGGTAAAGCTTTCTTCATGATTCTGCTTACATTTGCTATGGGAAGGAACCTGTCTTGTTCTCTTAGGGAACTCTCAATGTTACTGTTATCTCTATGTCCTCCTGATTCATTATCCGAATCCGCCATCGAAATCGCCTAAATTCTGTTCCGATCAATACAAAAGAGAAATTACCTGtcgaaagggaaaaaaaaaagactcaaaCTTTATCAAAGTTTGGGATCTTTTCActgaaaaaacaacaacatactcaaCGTAATTCCACAAATAGAGTTTGACAAGGATAGTGCGTCATACACAGTCTTACTTACCCCTATCTGGTGAAAGATAGAAGACGGTTTTTGATATATCCTCTGCTCAAATAATACTTTATAGAGAACTACAAGAACAACAACTTACCCGGAGTAATCTCACAAGTGGTACGATATGCACAACTTTATTCTGTCGTAAATGTAATTCTACGAGTAAAGTCCGAAGACATTGATGTATACGCAGTCTTGTATTTGCCTATGATAGTACACAAGCTTTAAGAAcaagaaaatggagaaaatttttataattttttttatgaaactaaTAATAAACAATATGTCAGGGAGAAAAATGTTGAAGCACTGAATTTTTAGAATAGGATAAGATAGAATATAATAGGGGGGTTTGTGTTAAAAATGGCATGGAGTTGAATACGTGGAAGTGTATGATTGGTTGTTGGTTTAGCCGAAAGATCAGGGACGTCGGCATCTTATATGGGGTATGGTCGGTCAGGATAGGATATTTTTATCGTTGCTTACGTGGaccactattttttttttagaaaaatatttttggtacaaccataatatatagaaaaaaaaaacttttttagatatttaatgTGTGAAATAAAGATCTTTTTGTAAAGATGACAAAGAACTAAAAATAAAGACTTATGCAAccaagtcttttttttttggtagtaGTAGTGTTGTTCAAATATTC
Proteins encoded in this window:
- the LOC101250613 gene encoding DEK domain-containing chromatin-associated protein 4; translation: MGEGETVSEVVEAPANGNVAVADKSEAKDLHAEKDGTKEVKEEESKENDKDVAEKMDIDKEEAKETKGEEEVKENIEKEEVAKEDNEKEEEAKENNGKGEEVKETNETKEEEKPDQEIEVEEEKPQTKSEAMEEEPDNKDVEEEMAEEQDNKDEEMAEEPDNKDDDEEMAEEPENKDEEVREEGEKDDNKTNEKHKDKEGSKKSVKSKGQKDNKRKREVAPKKEKEPKTPAPPTIDRPVRERKSVERLVASIDREANKEFRIEKGRGTALKDIPNVAYKLSKKKTEDTFKLLHTILYGRRGKAAQIKSNISRFSGFVWHENEEKQKMKVKEKFDKYIKEKLLEFCDVLDIPVTKATSRKEDMVVKLMDFLEAPHATTSELLAEKDQSSRGKKRRRESKKSPSSASASSKGSTKSGKKAETAQKAEKKKKVQESEDESEQEEDVHEESEEEKTNGVPERSDDEKSDQAESEKESESEDEPEPEPEPEPEPEQEPEPEPEPEPEPKEDKKKHKQSSSKSSTKKEPAVKAKTKKPAVSKVPSPPKKTPSKSSKSSKHIANDDATPKASSKKKKTEVVKEKSSTPKKSTPRENTGKKIVKGKDKSKEDKLRPSDDELRNAICEILKEVDFNTATFTDILKQLAKRFDTDLMPRKSSIKIMIQDELTKLADEEDDEEDEGEALKDAKKPSTKAVKA
- the LOC101258170 gene encoding nuclear transcription factor Y subunit B-3, producing MADSDNESGGHRDNSNIESSLREQDRFLPIANVSRIMKKALPANAKISKDAKEVVQECVSEFISFITGEASDKCQREKRKTINGDDLLWAMTTLGFEEYIEPLKIYLQRFRDLEGQKSGVSGEKDHSGSVGYVEDYHGMMMMGSQHHQGHGYGTGVYNHHTGENAAGVGTGGSRFPDVGRQR